Proteins from a genomic interval of Oncorhynchus nerka isolate Pitt River linkage group LG13, Oner_Uvic_2.0, whole genome shotgun sequence:
- the LOC135574801 gene encoding uncharacterized protein LOC135574801, which yields MWFFCKGPTPTRPSPPSTIPRPSPPSTIHRPSPRPPSPSTIPRPSPRPPSPVHHPPSLTPVHHPPSSPPSTIPVHHPRPSPPSTIPIPRPSPRPSPPSTIPVPHPCPHPRPSPPSTIPVLTLVPHPVHHPRPSPPSTIPRPPFPTHHPLPTIPHSSPPSLTPVHHSPPTIPVHHPPSLTPVHHPRPPSPVPHPRPSPPSTIPVHHPPSLTPVHHPHPHPPSLTPRPPSGKAVSSF from the coding sequence atgtggtttttctGTAAGGGTCCCACTCCCACCCGTCCCTCACCCCCGTCCACCATCCCCCGTCCCTCACCCCCGTCCACCATCCACCGTCCCTCACCCCGtccaccatccccgtccaccatcCCCCGTCCCTCACCCCGTCCACCATCCCCCGTCCACCATCCACCGTCCCTCACCCCCGTCCACCATCCACCGTCCTCACCCCCGtccaccatccccgtccaccatcCCCGTCCCTCACCCCcgtccaccatccccatcccccgTCCCTCACCCCGTCCCTCACCCCCGTCCACCATCCCCGTCCCTCACCCATGTCCTCACCCCCGTCCCTCACCCCCGTCCACCATCCCCGTCCTCACCCTCGTCCCTCACCCCGTCCACCATCCCCGTCCCTCACCCCCGTCCACCATCCCTCGTCCACCATTCCCCACCCACCATCCCCTGCCCACCATCCCCCATTCCTCACCCCCGTCCCTCACCCCCGTCCACCATTCCCCACCCaccatccccgtccaccatcCCCCGTCCCTCACCCCCGtccaccatccccgtccaccatcCCCCGTCCCTCACCCCCGTCCCTCACCCCCGtccaccatccccgtccaccatcCCCCGTCCCTCACCCCtgtccaccatccccatcctcaCCCCCCGTCCCTCACCCCCCGTCCACCATCCGGCAAAGCCGTCTCCTCCTTTTAG